A stretch of Coregonus clupeaformis isolate EN_2021a chromosome 37, ASM2061545v1, whole genome shotgun sequence DNA encodes these proteins:
- the LOC121553221 gene encoding serine racemase-like has product MNFAAQFIYANYVGDGSPSRVGFNDSENDPFWQSEDQRLGPTKQGCSTSSKSTCNKDAPVCNGVEGWRPTLIHPERLKDFGIEEEECLNGEVKTFETKVVGAPEIQLMDPPKTNKKRGSERKAVAPPKPEYLSFEDISAAAIKIQSGMQKTPCTYSRLSKQYGMEIFLKKEHLHYTGSVKERGVLYLLTSLNQEQQKKGVIVATDCSFSMAVAHHAVELRIPVFVIMPASCAQPHLRIYRDYGAMVISYGSTARDSLNHARHLAKENGYLCLEEDDSALYLAGLGTVGMEIYEQVPKLDAVIVSTGGQCSLLVSTAAAIKHLNSRITVIGVEPEGFPLLLQSLKTGSPVTSERYSIPNKKLYGDIFEHSLGTHTFQLAKTFVDKVITVREEDSLVAMLRFQEFERSTVDTEGAMGLAAILAGQLPELKGKRVAVVVSSANMELDLIRQCVDRALILDDRVNKFTVQLGDFPGDMAKLLDMLAREDIKLLDVCHRRYSDRGDLFKAQVECVVETRDKTQSTQLRRTLSERYPTLRWLER; this is encoded by the exons ATGAACTTTGCCGCCCAGTTCATCTACGCCAACTACGTCGGTGATGGATCGCCCAGCAGAGTGGGATTCAACGACAGTGAGAATGACCCCTTCTGGCAGAG CGAGGATCAGCGTCTTGGGCCAACTAAACAGGGCTGCTCCACCTCCTCCAAGAGTACCTGCAACAAGGACGCCCCCGTCTGTAATGGGGTTGAAGGCTGGAGGCCCACCCTCATCCACCCGGAGCGCCTGAAGGACTTTGGTATTGAGGAGGAGGAGTGCCTCAATGGGGAAGTCAAGACCTTCGAGACCAAGGTGGTGGGCGCCCCTGAGATCCAGCTAATGGACCCACCCAAGACTAACAAGAAGAGAGGCAGCGAGCGCAAAGCAGTCGCACCACCCAAGCCTGAGTACCTTAGCTTCGAGGACATCAGTGCTGCAGCCATCAAAATCCAGTCAGGGATGCAGAAGACCCCCTGCACG TACTCCAGACTGTCCAAACAGTATGGCATGGAGATCTTCCTAAAGAAGGAGCACCTCCACTACACAGGCTCAGTGAAGGAGAGAGGCGTTCTGTACCTACTCACCTCCCTCAACCAG GAGCAGCAGAAGAAGGGAGTGATCGTGGCTACAGACTGTAGCTTCTCCATGGCCGTGGCCCACCATGCGGTGGAGTTGAGGATCCCAGTGTTTGTCATCATGCCAGCCAGCTGTGCCCAGCCCCACCTCAGAATATACCGAGACTATGGCGCAATGGTCATCTCCTACGGTAGTACCGCCAGGGACTCCCTGAACCATGCCCGCCACCTGGCCAAGGAAAATGGATACCTCTGCCTGGAAGA GGATGATAGTGCTCTGTACTTGGCAGGGCTGGGCACAGTAGGCATGGAGATCTATGAGCAGGTGCCCAAACTAGATGCAGTCATTGTGTCCACTGGTGGGCAGTGTAGTCTACTGGTTAGCACAGCAGCAGCCATCAAACACCTCAACTCACGCATCACTGTCATA GGAGTTGAACCAGAAGGATTCCCACTGCTACTACAGTCCCTCAAAACAGGCAGCCCAGTGACTAGTGAACGTTACAGCATCCCCAACAAGAAGCTTTATGGAG ATATATTTGAGCActcactggggacacacaccttccagcTGGCTAAGACATTTGTGGACAAAGTCATTACTGTCAG AGAGGAGGACTCTCTGGTAGCCATGCTGAGGTTCCAGGAGTTTGAACGCTCCACAGTAGACACAGAGGGAGCCATGGGACTAGCGGCCATCTTGGCTGGGCAACTACCAGAGCTAAAGGGCAAAAG GGTAGCTGTGGTGGTGAGCAGTGCTAACATGGAGTTGGACCTGATCAGACAGTGTGTTGACCGCGCCCTGATTCTGGATGACCGCGTCAACAAGTTTACAGTGCAGCTGGGGGACTTTCCGGGGGACATGGCCAAGCTACTGGACATGCtggcaagagaggacatcaa gTTGTTGGATGTTTGCCACCGGAGATACAGTGACAGAGGCGATCTCTTCAAGGCCCAG GTGGAGTGTGTAGTGGAGACCAGGGATAAAACACAGAGCACTCAGCTCCGCAGGACACTGTCTGAGCGCTACCCCACACTACGCTGGCTGGAGCGGTGA